The following proteins are encoded in a genomic region of Nicotiana sylvestris chromosome 4, ASM39365v2, whole genome shotgun sequence:
- the LOC104219117 gene encoding uncharacterized protein: MTWVLDAEIHLDAMGLGDAIKDKDKESTQDCAKALIFLRHHLDEGLKIEYLAVKNPLILWNSLKERYDNLKLVTLPQARYDWAHLRLQDFKSQYRDKGFTKYSQLISLLLVAERNNELLMRNHENRPTGSTPLPKDEEVYSHYTNRGKGRGHIRGRGHIQGRKFPGVNHPPPKNNFQKWKWKDEKRNAEGSETKCYRCSGKGHWAKIYRIPKYLVELYQASLKNKGSEANLVYDNEFDITHLDVANVFEHSDEKINHLIGDGSVVRDD, from the exons atgacatgggtattggatgctgaaattcatttagatgcaatgggtcttggagacgccattaaagaTAAAGATAAAGAATCTACCCAAGATtgtgctaaggccttgattttcttgcgccatcaccttgatgaagggttgaaaattgaatatctcgCAGTGAAAAATCCACTTATTTTGTGGAATAgtttaaaggaaagatatgacaacttaaagttggtcactcttccacaagcacgatatgattgggctcatcttaggctccaagactttaagtct CAGTACCGAGATAAAGGCTTCACAAAGTACTCTCAGTTGATTTCTCTTCTACTTGTGGCTGAACGAAACAATGAATTGCTTATGAGAAATCACGAAAATCGACCCACTGGGTCTACACCATTGCCTAAAGATGAAGAGGTGTATTCCCATTATACTAATCGTGGAAAAGGTCGTGGTCATATTCGTGGTCGTGGCCATATCCAAGGAAGAAAATTTCCCGGTGTTAATCATCCTCCACCGAAAAATAACTTCCAAAAATGGAAATGGAAAGATGAGAAGCGAAACGCAGAGGGTTCAGAAACTAAATGCTATCGTTGCAGTGGAAAAGGGCATTGGGCAAAAATTTATCGCATACCAAAAtatttggttgagctttatcaagcatctctGAAGAATAAAGGCTCTGAAGCCAATCTTGTCTATGACAATGAATTTGACATCACCCACTTGGATGTGGCAAATGTTTTTGAGCACTCTGATGAAAAAATAAACCACTTGATCGGTGATGGATCTGTGGTTAGAGATGATTGA